GTCGGAAGGTTTGCTGGACTTAATTTTAGAGCTTCAGATGAAGATAAAAAAAGGATACTTAAGACATTTAACGAGTTTCCGAAACTCACAGATAATACGAATGAAGAAGTATTGGATAAATATTGGGCAAACATGGTTGCTCTATACCATGAAGAATATCCAAGTCCAGATAAAGTTCTAGAGGATATTAAAGTACAATCTTTTGGGAATCCAGAACTAGAAGATGAAAGATATCATTTTAAAGAAAATTTGAATGTTGAAATTATTTTAGATGCAAGTGGAAGTATGGGTGGAAAAATAGGTAATAAAACCAAAATGGAGCTTGCAAAAGAATCAATAAAAGAATTTGCTTCTAACCTGCCTGAAGGTGCAAATGTTGCGCTACGCGTGTACGGGCATAAAGGAAGCGGAAGTGACGCAGACAAAGTACTTTCATGCGGTAGCTCTGAATTGGTTTATTCTATGCAAAAGTATAATAATGAGAGCTTTAGTGCATCACTATACAAGTTTCAGCCAGCAGGTTGGACTCCTATTGCTTTAGCGTTAAATGAATCAAAAAAAGACCTGAGTAAGTATGATAGTAAAACAAGTACCAACATTATATATCTTGTGAGTGATGGAATTGCAACTTGCGACGATGATCCTGTAGATGCAGGAAAATTACTTGCAGGCTCTAATATTCAGCCAATTGTAAACATTCTTGGTTTTGATATTGATCATGAAGGACAAAAACAGCTTATGCAAATTGCTGAAGCATCTAAAGGGACTTACTCCTCTGTTAACAATGGGGAACAATTAACTGAGCAACTTGATAAAGCAAAAAAAATGGCAGAGTCTTGGGAAGAATGGAAAGAAAGCGCGAACAGGGAAGCCAAGAGTCAGTATTTTGATCAAGAATTTGAAATTCTCTCCTTCTCCAATGACTTTGCTGAAGCATATTTAAGAGAAAATAATAATTATCGATATACCATCAGACATTTAAGGGATGAGGGAGAAATTAGTAAAAAGAGTTGGAGATATTTAGATGATAAACGAATAGAACGTTTTGAAAGAATGAAGCAATATAGACGAGACAATAAAAAGCAGTTGGAGTCTATAAATGAAGACAACCTAAAAAATGTTCAAGAAGAATTAAAGGATATGGAAAATAAAAAGCCTAATTCTTAGGGATTCCCTTTTTACCTTGTTAGGAATTGCTTTAGGTCTGCCTATGATGAAGAAAAATCATATACACATCATTCGTGAAAAGGAGCAAAATAAAAAACCTAATAGTTAATTCTAGGAAATATGATCTTTTAAGGAGAGGAAATGACAACAGATAATAACGTGAAAAAACACAAAAAATTTCTAGAAACAATCGA
This genomic interval from Fictibacillus halophilus contains the following:
- a CDS encoding VWA domain-containing protein gives rise to the protein MYKKLNIFLVITLFSILVACNNQEEAEHQQDSSKSNEEKSTIDERNKEEVNKLKDVPEPSKSLDEVLNYPVGRFAGLNFRASDEDKKRILKTFNEFPKLTDNTNEEVLDKYWANMVALYHEEYPSPDKVLEDIKVQSFGNPELEDERYHFKENLNVEIILDASGSMGGKIGNKTKMELAKESIKEFASNLPEGANVALRVYGHKGSGSDADKVLSCGSSELVYSMQKYNNESFSASLYKFQPAGWTPIALALNESKKDLSKYDSKTSTNIIYLVSDGIATCDDDPVDAGKLLAGSNIQPIVNILGFDIDHEGQKQLMQIAEASKGTYSSVNNGEQLTEQLDKAKKMAESWEEWKESANREAKSQYFDQEFEILSFSNDFAEAYLRENNNYRYTIRHLRDEGEISKKSWRYLDDKRIERFERMKQYRRDNKKQLESINEDNLKNVQEELKDMENKKPNS